A genomic region of bacterium contains the following coding sequences:
- a CDS encoding CPBP family intramembrane glutamic endopeptidase, producing the protein MRGTVQALGHTAWITLLFYICQNLVLRWTERAGLGPDPSILVWCLPSVLLILATVLLTRRLRAQGWKESLAYLGFKAVTGQRLGLGFVLSVPVLVGYGEGYVAYVHKGFSMSLFPQWPFLLAWFLVGTFFEELVFRGFLFQNLRERWAFGPAALVSSFAWALAHFGNAFLGAHVRFLFPDILVFLLGLTGAYVFERSGNSILPWMMAHLAINLVGLVNIGNAGLFLTPLGAPIGYLFGGEILCLLIAVPVTRRLTADLMDRKGKAER; encoded by the coding sequence TTGAGGGGGACGGTCCAAGCCCTGGGCCATACGGCCTGGATCACCCTTCTCTTTTATATCTGCCAGAACTTGGTCCTGCGTTGGACCGAGAGGGCGGGCCTGGGGCCGGACCCATCCATCCTGGTCTGGTGCCTGCCGTCGGTCCTGCTCATCCTGGCGACGGTCCTGCTGACCCGGCGGCTCCGTGCCCAGGGATGGAAGGAAAGCCTGGCCTATCTGGGCTTCAAGGCCGTGACGGGGCAGAGGCTGGGGCTGGGGTTCGTTCTATCCGTTCCGGTCCTGGTCGGATATGGGGAGGGCTACGTCGCCTACGTCCACAAGGGATTCTCCATGTCCCTTTTCCCCCAATGGCCGTTCCTCCTGGCCTGGTTCCTGGTGGGGACCTTTTTCGAGGAACTGGTGTTCCGGGGATTCCTTTTCCAAAATTTGCGCGAGCGCTGGGCCTTCGGGCCGGCCGCCCTGGTCTCCTCCTTCGCCTGGGCCCTGGCCCATTTCGGGAACGCCTTCCTGGGGGCCCATGTCCGGTTCCTTTTCCCGGACATCCTCGTCTTCCTACTGGGGCTCACCGGGGCCTATGTGTTCGAGCGCTCCGGGAATTCCATCCTGCCCTGGATGATGGCCCACCTGGCCATCAACCTCGTCGGGTTGGTGAACATCGGGAACGCCGGGCTCTTCCTCACGCCCCTGGGCGCGCCCATCGGCTACCTCTTCGGGGGCGAGATCCTCTGCCTTTTGATCGCGGTGCCGGTGACCCGTCGCCTTACCGCCGACCTTATGGACCGGAAGGGAAAGGCCGAAAGATAG
- a CDS encoding response regulator: MTTSKTILVVEDDEGLRLVVKKALEAQGYSVIHAEDSVGSNASVRLRGGLVDLLLADINLPGLTGGEYADYLTTINPNLKVLYMSGAASDGLVRLHVRQKKAGFLQKPFTLEELVTAVRRTLEGNPSGPDAV; this comes from the coding sequence ATGACGACCTCCAAGACCATCCTGGTGGTGGAAGACGATGAAGGCCTGCGGCTGGTGGTGAAGAAGGCCCTGGAAGCCCAGGGCTATTCGGTGATCCACGCCGAGGATTCAGTGGGGAGCAACGCTTCCGTGCGCCTACGCGGCGGCCTGGTGGACCTTCTCCTGGCCGACATCAACCTGCCCGGCCTGACGGGGGGCGAATACGCCGATTACCTGACGACCATCAACCCCAACCTGAAGGTCCTTTACATGTCGGGCGCCGCCAGCGACGGCCTGGTCCGCCTCCATGTCCGCCAGAAGAAGGCGGGGTTCCTGCAGAAGCCCTTCACCCTCGAGGAACTGGTGACGGCGGTCCGCCGGACCCTGGAGGGGAACCCGAGCGGCCCGGACGCGGTTTGA
- a CDS encoding response regulator, with translation MKASDFTLLFAEDNPQIMTLYKKAFAQEGYRILTSTNAAEAMAEIQAEKVDLLVTDLAMPEANTFDLFHLLREKFPKLPVIIVSGKYQDLKDDFLNKGYKVAAFIQKPVELAVLKAKVAEVLGIEPAAAK, from the coding sequence ATGAAGGCTTCCGACTTCACCCTTCTTTTTGCCGAGGATAATCCGCAGATCATGACCCTCTATAAGAAGGCCTTCGCCCAGGAGGGATACCGGATCCTCACCAGCACCAACGCCGCCGAGGCCATGGCCGAGATCCAGGCCGAGAAGGTGGACCTGCTGGTGACCGACCTGGCCATGCCCGAGGCCAACACCTTCGACCTCTTCCATCTGCTCCGGGAGAAGTTCCCCAAACTCCCGGTCATCATCGTCTCCGGGAAATACCAGGACCTGAAGGACGACTTCCTCAACAAGGGCTACAAGGTGGCCGCCTTCATCCAGAAGCCGGTGGAATTGGCCGTCCTGAAGGCCAAGGTCGCCGAGGTCCTGGGCATCGAACCGGCCGCCGCCAAGTAA
- a CDS encoding adenylate/guanylate cyclase domain-containing protein has translation MTEIPENLHIDPQELTLIDGFRQSRNTSVLTIMFTDIQGFTRLTEERGDAYSNEVRRTHDGILGPIIERGGAGRIIKHIGDAVMAVFSEPSTAVARALEIQEALRRYNDSRPGEPPLLVRIGLHMGQVTVEDKTDLDVFGRHVNRASRVEGLAEGGHIYMTYSVFDSAKGWMAGRKQEADWADHGSYQVKGIDEPLEIYEAYKPGGIEPQRPKGGRRRSDMPHLLPALGLVLAGALGVLAFLFFHGPTVNFEDLGVRTDTTDVILDHKTRLQFEGQPGDHLRRCLTKIGPGRHLIHYDVSYITRYYSPITVAWGTNILKPHFEYFGMPGLEAQMGFEPKGKNERTFTNSTDYATYDDTLERHDHRAILTLSLKAASGDGAPAAAGVKPHRTLDWTLEWTVAVDSAVVSSDKLMVEHDPAAAEPTEGKRELWGDARHKYVLSYRLSDTYAQAGIQAQYSEYK, from the coding sequence ATGACCGAGATACCCGAGAACCTCCATATCGATCCCCAGGAACTGACCCTCATCGACGGGTTCCGGCAGAGCCGGAACACCTCGGTGCTGACCATCATGTTCACCGATATCCAGGGCTTCACCCGCCTCACCGAGGAGAGGGGCGACGCCTATTCCAACGAGGTCCGCAGGACCCATGACGGCATCCTGGGCCCCATCATCGAGCGCGGCGGGGCCGGCCGGATCATCAAGCACATCGGGGACGCGGTGATGGCGGTCTTTTCCGAACCCTCCACGGCGGTGGCCCGGGCGCTGGAGATCCAGGAAGCCTTGAGGCGCTACAACGATTCCCGCCCCGGCGAACCGCCCCTCTTGGTGCGCATCGGCCTGCACATGGGCCAGGTGACCGTGGAGGACAAGACGGACCTGGACGTCTTCGGCCGCCATGTGAACCGGGCCTCCCGGGTGGAGGGCCTGGCCGAGGGCGGGCACATCTATATGACCTACAGCGTCTTCGACTCGGCCAAGGGCTGGATGGCGGGGCGCAAGCAGGAGGCGGACTGGGCCGATCACGGGAGCTACCAGGTGAAGGGGATCGACGAGCCCCTGGAGATTTATGAGGCCTACAAGCCCGGGGGGATCGAACCCCAAAGGCCCAAGGGCGGCCGCCGCCGCTCCGACATGCCCCACCTGCTCCCCGCCCTGGGGTTGGTGTTGGCCGGGGCCCTGGGCGTCCTGGCGTTCCTCTTCTTCCACGGCCCCACGGTGAACTTCGAGGACCTGGGGGTGCGCACCGACACGACGGACGTCATCCTGGACCATAAGACCAGGCTCCAGTTCGAGGGCCAGCCGGGGGACCATTTGCGCCGCTGCCTGACCAAGATCGGGCCCGGCCGCCACCTGATCCACTACGACGTCAGCTATATCACCCGCTATTATTCGCCCATCACCGTGGCCTGGGGGACCAATATCCTCAAACCCCATTTCGAGTATTTCGGCATGCCCGGCCTGGAGGCCCAAATGGGGTTCGAACCCAAGGGCAAGAACGAACGGACCTTCACCAACAGCACCGATTACGCCACTTATGACGACACCCTGGAGCGGCATGACCACCGGGCGATCCTGACCCTTTCCTTGAAGGCGGCCTCGGGGGACGGAGCGCCGGCGGCCGCGGGCGTCAAGCCCCACCGGACGCTCGATTGGACCTTGGAGTGGACCGTCGCGGTGGACAGCGCGGTGGTGTCCTCGGACAAGCTCATGGTGGAGCACGACCCCGCGGCCGCGGAGCCCACCGAGGGGAAAAGGGAACTCTGGGGCGACGCACGGCACAAATACGTGCTCTCCTACCGCCTGTCGGACACCTATGCCCAGGCCGGGATCCAGGCGCAATACTCCGAATACAAGTGA
- a CDS encoding AGE family epimerase/isomerase codes for MTGSAAMDLVTWMKAEALPLWVERGWDKTYGGFVEELAPDGNPSDVPFKRVRVQGRQLFSFSTAALRGWHPQAASLADQGFDYLKAHGRNKDGVWARRLNRDGSLLDPEMDLYDTAFIVLGLTAYHRLTQKPEVLALLESTLLMVRANLSAVAGGYHQSKSDRKFMRQNPHMHWFESMILAFEATGDRRYLVEAQALYGLARDRVIDGKTGALRELFDLRWKPVRERFRILVEPGHHYEWAWLLARAGKHMTVDPSLGPKICGFADRYGVDPATGMVFDQVSAGGKVTQRTHRLWVQTEALKAWMVRSDVGEEARTRRIGQLEAGVLRSYFDREPRGSWGDRLEAGGRLLPGPSPASSFYHILMCVAELADWRSSKAS; via the coding sequence ATGACCGGATCGGCCGCGATGGACCTGGTCACCTGGATGAAGGCGGAAGCCTTGCCGCTCTGGGTCGAACGGGGCTGGGACAAGACATACGGCGGCTTCGTCGAGGAACTGGCCCCGGACGGGAACCCCTCCGACGTCCCCTTCAAGCGGGTGCGGGTCCAGGGCCGTCAGCTTTTTTCCTTCTCCACGGCGGCCCTTCGCGGCTGGCATCCCCAGGCCGCCTCCCTGGCCGACCAGGGTTTCGACTATCTCAAGGCCCACGGCAGGAACAAGGACGGGGTCTGGGCGCGGCGCCTGAACCGCGACGGGTCCCTCCTGGACCCCGAAATGGACCTCTACGACACCGCCTTCATCGTGCTGGGGCTCACGGCCTATCACCGTCTGACCCAGAAGCCGGAGGTCTTGGCCCTGCTCGAAAGCACGCTCCTCATGGTCCGGGCCAACCTGTCGGCCGTCGCCGGGGGATATCATCAGTCGAAAAGCGACCGTAAGTTCATGCGCCAGAACCCCCACATGCATTGGTTCGAGTCCATGATCCTGGCCTTCGAGGCCACGGGCGACCGGCGTTACCTCGTCGAGGCGCAGGCCCTTTACGGCCTGGCGCGGGACCGGGTCATCGACGGGAAGACCGGGGCCCTGCGGGAGCTTTTCGACCTGCGCTGGAAGCCGGTGCGGGAAAGATTCCGCATCCTGGTGGAGCCGGGACACCATTACGAATGGGCCTGGCTCCTGGCGCGGGCGGGGAAGCACATGACCGTGGACCCGTCGCTGGGCCCCAAGATCTGCGGCTTCGCCGACCGTTACGGCGTGGACCCGGCGACCGGGATGGTCTTCGACCAGGTCTCGGCCGGCGGCAAGGTCACCCAGCGGACCCACCGGCTCTGGGTGCAGACCGAGGCCCTCAAGGCCTGGATGGTGCGAAGCGACGTGGGGGAGGAGGCCCGGACCCGGCGGATCGGGCAACTGGAGGCGGGTGTGCTCCGTTCCTATTTCGACCGCGAACCCCGCGGCTCCTGGGGCGACCGGCTGGAGGCGGGTGGCAGGCTCCTACCCGGACCTTCCCCGGCCAGTTCCTTCTATCACATCCTGATGTGCGTGGCCGAGTTGGCCGACTGGCGCTCTTCCAAGGCTTCCTGA
- a CDS encoding autotransporter domain-containing protein has product MKHPTFLASLVLALGLSPWTFAQTYTVTANSGGTGAGSLGAALNSAAGDGASTSDTINFGPLFNSFTSILQTGSYTSVTKNAGTTLTVSGTGVLTLFLDGSGNHYTSFDFGGGGTLSLNNMSMQNGVVSIGSGSVLELNTVRDFPGSVTITGGGGLLVAGGFNYLGGHNDFTGGITVTNGATLQADPASLGDTATTITLDGGTLEGGLQGLFVSQTIQITAAGGTLNGSGDIDGDILGSHGVSYVSAGVTLSGNKSYTGNTWATNSSFGFYQSGVFGSGPATLFFDNVGWFTTGSVTMTQDIDITNNFTLDEHYHDDVLNGTLSGSGNLILDDGVTVGSLTLTQANSYSGSTTVNGGTLALSGNGTLGAGLLAIGANGNFDISAASAPVTVPSVTGAGTIHLGANQLVSGSDNSSTTLSGAIGGTGGSFIKVGTGTLTLGGANSFTGGLLLDSGAILAASNSALGAGSVTVAGGTLAMAGGPRTLNIGGDYVQGSAVTLKMGLASAFPYDQLNIAGNASLAGALTIFNYSVIAPTSGQSFLLLQTGGTVSGRFDNVTDPFTTVRMLPIYEPTQVFLVAVLPSFTALAVTPNQKAVAAALDQAFGSAGTQDLTISLGQQTTSSLPSNYDQIAPTGILPVFPMGFAAARAQADMVSRRFSKRAGDDGLSRTAQWGGREVLFAGDLPASEEASMAKGASGAWGLFVERQSVSESLAGDANAPGYQFTSSGLTAGLENHLSKDLILGLLLGYGQSDSVPGANGAVNATGGQAGLYAGWRATDAYLEASFAAGLDRYQVQRPSYGGYAAGSTGGTRVSGQLGAGFDTDLGPTRAGLFASGQYVHVGVDGFTETGSLSPLTFPAQGENSVVSDLGTRASRRLAVGDLIFDPSLSLAWEHRYEGSSDALSAGFSGSGAFTVTGPTAWSDGLAAEAGLGVRVSRTFKVSMAFRDLVAFGNGGSQGFSGGLDMGF; this is encoded by the coding sequence ATGAAACATCCCACGTTCCTCGCGTCGCTCGTCTTGGCCCTTGGCCTATCGCCCTGGACCTTTGCCCAGACCTATACCGTCACCGCCAACAGTGGTGGGACCGGCGCCGGGTCCTTGGGCGCGGCCTTGAATTCCGCCGCCGGCGACGGGGCCTCCACGTCCGACACGATCAACTTCGGCCCGCTCTTCAACAGTTTCACCAGTATCCTTCAGACCGGTTCCTACACCTCGGTCACCAAGAACGCCGGGACCACCCTGACCGTTTCCGGTACAGGGGTCCTCACCCTGTTCCTGGATGGGAGCGGCAATCATTACACATCCTTTGATTTCGGCGGCGGCGGCACCCTCTCTCTCAACAACATGTCCATGCAAAATGGGGTCGTCAGCATCGGGAGCGGCAGTGTCCTGGAACTCAACACGGTCCGGGATTTTCCGGGGTCCGTGACCATCACCGGAGGCGGGGGTTTGCTGGTGGCGGGCGGGTTCAACTATCTGGGCGGGCACAATGACTTCACCGGTGGGATCACCGTCACCAACGGCGCCACCCTCCAGGCCGATCCCGCGAGCCTTGGGGACACGGCCACCACCATCACCCTGGACGGTGGAACGCTGGAAGGCGGGCTCCAGGGATTGTTCGTGTCGCAGACCATCCAGATCACCGCGGCCGGCGGGACCTTGAACGGCAGCGGGGATATCGATGGGGACATCCTCGGCAGCCACGGGGTTTCCTACGTATCGGCCGGCGTTACGCTCTCCGGGAACAAAAGCTATACGGGGAACACCTGGGCCACCAACTCGTCCTTCGGCTTCTACCAGTCCGGCGTCTTCGGGAGCGGGCCCGCCACCCTTTTCTTCGACAATGTGGGATGGTTCACCACCGGTTCCGTGACCATGACCCAGGACATCGACATCACCAACAACTTCACCCTGGACGAACACTATCACGACGATGTTCTCAACGGTACCCTCTCGGGATCGGGCAACCTCATCCTCGACGACGGGGTCACCGTCGGCAGCCTGACCTTGACCCAGGCCAACAGCTATAGCGGATCGACCACCGTCAACGGGGGGACCCTGGCCTTGAGCGGGAACGGGACCTTGGGGGCGGGTCTCTTGGCCATCGGCGCCAACGGCAATTTTGACATCAGCGCGGCGTCGGCCCCGGTGACGGTTCCTTCCGTGACGGGCGCGGGCACCATCCACCTGGGCGCCAACCAACTGGTCAGCGGGTCCGACAACAGTTCCACCACCTTGTCCGGCGCGATCGGCGGGACCGGGGGTTCCTTCATCAAGGTCGGGACGGGCACCCTGACCCTGGGAGGGGCCAATAGCTTCACGGGCGGGCTGCTCCTTGATTCGGGAGCCATCCTGGCGGCCAGCAACTCGGCCCTCGGCGCCGGTTCGGTGACCGTGGCGGGGGGGACCTTGGCGATGGCCGGCGGCCCCCGGACCCTCAATATCGGCGGCGACTATGTCCAGGGTTCCGCGGTGACCTTGAAGATGGGCCTGGCCAGCGCCTTCCCTTACGACCAATTGAACATCGCGGGCAACGCCAGCTTGGCCGGTGCCTTGACCATCTTCAATTACTCGGTCATCGCTCCCACCTCGGGCCAATCCTTCCTGTTGCTCCAGACCGGGGGGACCGTCTCGGGGCGGTTCGACAACGTGACCGATCCTTTCACCACGGTGCGCATGCTTCCTATCTATGAGCCCACTCAGGTCTTCCTGGTGGCAGTGCTCCCTTCTTTCACCGCCCTGGCGGTGACGCCCAACCAAAAGGCCGTGGCGGCCGCCTTGGACCAGGCCTTCGGGAGCGCGGGGACCCAGGACCTGACCATCTCCCTGGGCCAGCAAACGACCAGTTCCTTGCCCTCGAACTACGACCAGATCGCGCCCACGGGGATCCTGCCGGTCTTCCCGATGGGTTTCGCGGCCGCCCGGGCGCAAGCCGACATGGTCTCGCGCCGTTTTTCGAAAAGGGCCGGGGATGATGGACTTTCCCGCACCGCCCAATGGGGAGGCCGTGAGGTGCTTTTCGCCGGCGACCTGCCGGCGTCCGAGGAGGCCTCCATGGCGAAGGGGGCTTCCGGCGCCTGGGGCCTTTTCGTGGAGCGGCAGAGCGTTTCCGAGAGCCTCGCGGGGGACGCCAACGCCCCCGGCTACCAATTCACCTCCAGCGGCCTGACGGCGGGGCTGGAGAACCACTTGTCCAAGGACCTGATCCTGGGACTGCTCCTGGGCTATGGCCAAAGCGATAGCGTGCCGGGCGCCAACGGCGCCGTGAACGCCACCGGGGGCCAGGCGGGCCTCTATGCGGGATGGCGGGCGACGGACGCCTATCTGGAAGCCTCCTTCGCGGCCGGCCTGGACCGTTATCAGGTCCAGCGGCCCAGCTACGGCGGATATGCCGCCGGTTCCACGGGCGGCACCCGTGTCAGCGGTCAACTGGGCGCCGGGTTCGACACCGACCTGGGTCCGACCCGGGCCGGGCTTTTCGCCTCGGGCCAATATGTGCATGTGGGGGTGGATGGTTTCACCGAGACGGGATCCCTGTCGCCGCTCACCTTCCCCGCCCAGGGCGAGAACTCGGTGGTGAGCGACCTGGGGACGAGGGCCTCGCGGCGCCTGGCCGTGGGCGACCTGATCTTCGACCCTTCCCTGAGCCTGGCCTGGGAACACCGTTACGAAGGAAGCTCGGACGCGTTGAGCGCGGGCTTTTCGGGGAGCGGAGCCTTCACCGTGACCGGTCCGACGGCCTGGTCCGACGGCCTGGCGGCGGAAGCCGGCCTGGGGGTGCGCGTTTCCCGAACCTTCAAGGTCTCCATGGCCTTCCGCGACCTGGTGGCCTTCGGAAATGGCGGCAGCCAGGGCTTTTCGGGCGGCCTGGATATGGGGTTCTGA
- a CDS encoding nuclear transport factor 2 family protein: MHSPEEFLPAYQKAVWEKDVEAFAALFDPAIHVFDMWGRWSFEGLPAWKEMAKGWLGSLGADRCQVEFQDTHLETSGDLAWLTTTVTFRGVDPSGKELRSLQERMTAVIRRKNGDWKVVHGHHSGPIDHSTLKVILKKT, from the coding sequence ATGCATTCACCCGAGGAGTTCCTGCCCGCCTATCAAAAAGCGGTCTGGGAAAAGGATGTCGAGGCCTTCGCGGCCCTTTTTGATCCGGCCATCCATGTCTTCGACATGTGGGGCCGTTGGTCTTTCGAAGGCCTCCCGGCTTGGAAGGAAATGGCCAAGGGTTGGCTCGGATCGCTCGGCGCCGATAGGTGCCAGGTGGAGTTCCAGGACACCCATCTGGAAACATCGGGCGACCTCGCCTGGCTCACCACCACCGTCACCTTCCGGGGGGTGGACCCCTCGGGCAAAGAACTGCGGTCCCTCCAGGAACGGATGACCGCGGTCATCCGTCGAAAGAATGGGGATTGGAAAGTGGTCCACGGACACCATTCAGGCCCTATCGACCATTCCACCCTAAAGGTCATCCTCAAGAAGACTTAA
- a CDS encoding VOC family protein, producing MLRAIPFLLFDGNCAEAMAFYHSCLGGELTVTKLGDSPMKDLLPKDKHDRTINAHLKSGAVEISASDWMASPAFEPKQGNTSAIFVIGQGYEELKAVFDKLSNGCEKSRFQDLHDLPFGTYGQFYDRFGVQWIFKGDKRG from the coding sequence ATGCTGCGTGCCATCCCTTTTCTCTTGTTCGACGGCAACTGCGCAGAGGCCATGGCCTTCTACCACTCCTGTCTGGGCGGGGAATTGACCGTCACCAAGCTCGGCGACAGTCCGATGAAGGACCTCCTGCCCAAGGACAAGCACGACCGGACCATCAACGCCCATTTAAAGAGCGGGGCCGTTGAGATCTCGGCCTCCGACTGGATGGCGTCCCCCGCCTTCGAGCCTAAGCAGGGCAATACCTCGGCTATCTTCGTGATCGGACAGGGGTATGAGGAACTTAAGGCTGTTTTTGACAAGCTTTCCAATGGCTGTGAAAAGTCCCGCTTCCAGGACCTGCATGACCTGCCTTTCGGCACCTACGGCCAGTTCTATGACCGCTTCGGGGTCCAGTGGATCTTCAAAGGGGACAAAAGAGGGTAA
- a CDS encoding zinc ribbon domain-containing protein, with product MKRPKTVCQSCAAPLLIDYDHGSESDGSPSELYCRRCYRLGSFTEPKMTAEQMHEIVRVRMVELRFPRFLAKLSANGIYDLQRWTIPETVPITAAVASAKK from the coding sequence GTGAAACGCCCCAAGACCGTCTGCCAAAGTTGCGCCGCCCCCCTCCTGATCGATTACGACCACGGAAGCGAAAGCGACGGCTCCCCCTCGGAGCTCTATTGCCGTCGTTGCTACCGGCTGGGTTCCTTCACCGAACCCAAGATGACCGCCGAACAAATGCACGAGATCGTCCGGGTCCGGATGGTCGAATTGCGTTTCCCCCGGTTCCTGGCCAAGCTCTCGGCCAACGGGATCTATGATCTCCAGCGTTGGACGATCCCCGAGACGGTGCCGATAACGGCCGCGGTGGCCTCGGCCAAGAAGTAA
- a CDS encoding DUF3795 domain-containing protein: MRSIVAEPALVACCGLYCGACPSYLNGKCEGCRKSRKNGWCAVKKCVEASGIRTCAECARYPDPAQCKKFNNFISKVMGFVLNSNRAACVAEIKRVGPKVFAEEMAERRRRTMPRS, encoded by the coding sequence ATGCGTTCCATCGTCGCCGAGCCGGCCCTGGTGGCCTGTTGCGGCCTCTATTGCGGGGCCTGTCCCTCTTATTTGAATGGGAAGTGCGAGGGTTGTCGGAAGAGCCGGAAGAACGGATGGTGTGCGGTCAAAAAATGCGTGGAGGCGAGCGGGATCCGTACCTGTGCGGAATGCGCGCGTTACCCGGACCCGGCGCAATGCAAGAAATTCAATAATTTCATCTCAAAGGTCATGGGTTTTGTCCTCAACTCGAACCGTGCGGCCTGTGTGGCGGAGATCAAGCGGGTGGGTCCGAAGGTCTTTGCCGAGGAGATGGCGGAACGGCGTCGCCGGACCATGCCTCGGTCTTGA
- a CDS encoding alcohol dehydrogenase, translating into MAGTMKVMQVSKANGPFELVTRPIPEPGPRQVRIKVQACGICHSDSLAVSGAMAGRFPAVPGHEVVGLIDAVGAGVDKWKVGQRVGVGWYGGHCGECEPCRKGEFVSCEKGSIPGITYDGGYQEYMITSTQSLAAMPESLDGVDAAPLLCAGLTTFNSLRHSGALAGDTVAVLGLGGLGHLGVQFAAKMGYRVVSIARGADKAELAKKLGAHHYIDSTKEDPAKALQALGGAKTILSTVTNADAMSATIGGLGFQGRFVLLGVDFKPIQVNMLPLLMRKQHILGWPSGSSIDSEDTLRFSEMTGVKSMNEVYPLEKAQEAYDRMMSGKARFRVVLKVG; encoded by the coding sequence ATGGCGGGAACCATGAAGGTCATGCAGGTCAGCAAGGCGAACGGTCCATTCGAGTTGGTGACAAGGCCCATCCCGGAACCGGGACCCCGCCAGGTGCGGATCAAGGTGCAGGCCTGCGGCATCTGCCACAGCGATTCCTTGGCGGTGAGCGGGGCCATGGCGGGGCGGTTCCCGGCGGTGCCGGGCCATGAGGTGGTCGGCCTGATCGACGCGGTCGGCGCCGGCGTGGACAAGTGGAAGGTGGGACAGCGGGTCGGGGTGGGTTGGTACGGCGGCCACTGCGGTGAATGCGAACCCTGTCGCAAGGGCGAGTTCGTGAGCTGTGAGAAGGGCTCCATCCCCGGGATCACCTACGACGGCGGTTACCAGGAATATATGATCACTTCCACCCAATCGTTGGCCGCGATGCCGGAAAGCCTCGATGGCGTGGACGCGGCGCCGCTCCTTTGCGCTGGGCTCACCACCTTCAATTCGCTTCGCCATAGCGGGGCCTTGGCGGGGGATACGGTGGCCGTTCTGGGGCTGGGTGGCTTGGGTCACCTGGGGGTGCAGTTCGCCGCCAAGATGGGCTACCGGGTGGTCTCCATCGCCCGGGGCGCCGACAAGGCCGAGCTGGCCAAGAAGTTGGGCGCCCACCACTACATCGACAGCACGAAGGAAGACCCGGCCAAGGCCCTTCAGGCCCTGGGCGGGGCCAAGACCATCCTTTCCACCGTCACCAACGCCGACGCCATGTCGGCCACCATCGGCGGGCTCGGCTTCCAGGGCCGTTTCGTGCTCTTGGGCGTGGATTTCAAACCCATCCAGGTGAACATGCTCCCCCTGCTCATGCGAAAACAACACATCTTGGGTTGGCCCAGCGGCTCTTCCATTGATTCGGAGGACACACTGCGTTTCAGCGAGATGACCGGGGTGAAGTCCATGAACGAGGTCTATCCCTTGGAAAAGGCGCAGGAAGCCTATGACCGCATGATGAGCGGCAAGGCGCGCTTTCGGGTGGTGTTGAAGGTGGGGTGA
- a CDS encoding helix-turn-helix domain-containing protein: protein MPLLEAEKMTDHSKKVRMVREVLDQVATKWTLMVLDVLEGAGDVRQSKLLKAIPGISQKMLTQTLRQLERDGLVTRKVKPTIPPQVSYKLTPQGESLSYATCAIWEWVEKNIKYVEDSRAGFDSRKKTPALP, encoded by the coding sequence ATGCCTTTATTGGAAGCGGAAAAAATGACGGATCACTCGAAGAAGGTCCGCATGGTCCGGGAGGTCCTGGATCAGGTCGCGACCAAATGGACCCTGATGGTGTTGGATGTGCTGGAGGGCGCCGGCGATGTCCGCCAGTCCAAACTTTTAAAGGCGATCCCGGGCATCAGCCAGAAGATGCTCACCCAGACCCTGCGGCAGTTGGAGCGCGACGGTCTCGTCACCCGCAAGGTCAAACCCACCATCCCGCCCCAGGTCAGCTACAAGCTGACACCCCAAGGGGAATCCCTCAGCTACGCCACCTGCGCCATTTGGGAATGGGTGGAGAAGAACATCAAGTACGTGGAAGATTCGCGAGCGGGATTCGATTCAAGGAAGAAGACCCCGGCCCTACCTTGA